A window of Marinobacter halotolerans genomic DNA:
TAGCGGTCTGGAACCACCTGATCCCATCCCGAACTCAGCCGTGAAACAGACCAGCGCCGATGGTAGTGTGGCTTCTGCCCATGTGAGAGTAGGTCATCGTCAGGCTCCTAATACCAAAAACCCCAGTTCGGATACGGACTGGGGTTTTTTATTGCCTGGGGAAAATCCACTGGCCTGACGGGTGAATGTTATACTCTGGATCAAAAGCCCGATAAAACCCTGCGGAGCGTCTCATGACTGCAAGTGACCATCTCATCATTTTCGACACCACACTCCGTGACGGTGAACAGAGCCCCGGTGCAACCATGACAAAGGGCGAAAAGCTGCGCATCGCCCGGGTACTGGAAAAGCTTCGGGTGGATGTTATCGAGGCCGGTTTCGCGATCGCCAGCCAGGGTGATTTTGAGGCCGTAAAGTCCATTGCCGAGAGCATTAAAGAATCCACTGTCTGCAGTCTCGCCCGCGCGCTGGATAAGGACATCGACCGCGCGGCGGAAGCGGTGCGGCCAGCGGCAAGATCCCGTATTCATACCTTTATTGCCACCTCGCCGATTCATATGAAGCACAAGCTTCAGATGCAGCCTGATGAGGTAGTCGAGCAGGCGGTTCGCGCCATTAAACGGGCTCGAAGCCATGTCGATGACGTTGAGTTCTCCTGTGAAGATGCCGGCCGTTCGGAGCTGGATTTTCTGTGTCGTGTTATTGAGGCTGCAATTGACGCAGGTGCCACCACTATTAATATCCCGGACACCGTAGGCTATGCCATTCCGGAGCAGTTTGGTGAGACCATAAAGCAGCTTCTTAATCGCATTCCCAACGCCGACAAAGCCATATTCTCGGTACACTGCCATAATGACCTAGGTCTCGCTGTTGCCAATTCCCTGGCTGCCGTGAGTAGTGGCGCGCGTCAGGTGGAGTGCACCATTAACGGCCTCGGTGAGCGGGCAGGTAACGCGTCGCTGGAAGAAATCGTCATGGCGGTTCGTACCCGCCAGGACCTCTTCACTATCGATACCCGTATCGATACCCAACACATCGTGCCTGCCTCCCGTTTAGTGTCGACCATTACCGGATTTCCGGTGCAGCCTAACAAAGCGATTGTGGGCGCAAATGCATTTGCTCACGAATCCGGTATCCATCAGGATGGTGTGCTTAAGCATCGTGAGACCTACGAAATCATGCGGGCCCAGGATGTGGGCTGGCATACCAACAGTCTGGTGCTGGGCAAACATTCTGGCCGCAATGCGTTCCGATCCAGGTTGCTCGAGTTGGGCATCCAGTTCGACACCGAGACCGAGCTCAATGAAGCTTTTACACGATTCAAGGCAATGGCGGACTTGAAGCATGAAATCTTCGATGAAGACTTACAGGCCATCGCCAGTGATACCCGCCAGAAGGAAGAAGAAGGGCGGTTTGGTCTGGTTTGCATGCAGGTATGTTCTGAAACAGGGGTTGTGCCTCGGGCGTCGCTGACCCTGACCGTGGATGGCAGCGAACACAAGGTGGAGGCGGAAGGAAGCGGCCCGGTTGATGCCACGTTCAAGGCGATCGAGTCGCTGGTAGACTCCGGATGCAACCTGCAGCTCTATTCAGTGAACAATATAACGAGCGGTACCGATGCACAGGGTGAGGTTACCGTTCGTCTCGAGCGTGGCGGGCGGATTGTAAACGGCATCGGCGCCGATACCGATATTATTATTGCCTCCGCCAAAGCGTATATCGAGGCTCTGAACCTGATCACTCGCGGAGCTGAGCGCCGGCATCCTCAAGGGGCTGACGTTTGATCGATAGCATGACATCCCTGAAGGCGGACGCTTGAATGATGGATTCTGAAGCACACAGGCAGTTTTATCTGGCAGCCGCGGGCATCCGGATGTGGTACGCCAAGCGTC
This region includes:
- a CDS encoding 2-isopropylmalate synthase, with translation MTASDHLIIFDTTLRDGEQSPGATMTKGEKLRIARVLEKLRVDVIEAGFAIASQGDFEAVKSIAESIKESTVCSLARALDKDIDRAAEAVRPAARSRIHTFIATSPIHMKHKLQMQPDEVVEQAVRAIKRARSHVDDVEFSCEDAGRSELDFLCRVIEAAIDAGATTINIPDTVGYAIPEQFGETIKQLLNRIPNADKAIFSVHCHNDLGLAVANSLAAVSSGARQVECTINGLGERAGNASLEEIVMAVRTRQDLFTIDTRIDTQHIVPASRLVSTITGFPVQPNKAIVGANAFAHESGIHQDGVLKHRETYEIMRAQDVGWHTNSLVLGKHSGRNAFRSRLLELGIQFDTETELNEAFTRFKAMADLKHEIFDEDLQAIASDTRQKEEEGRFGLVCMQVCSETGVVPRASLTLTVDGSEHKVEAEGSGPVDATFKAIESLVDSGCNLQLYSVNNITSGTDAQGEVTVRLERGGRIVNGIGADTDIIIASAKAYIEALNLITRGAERRHPQGADV